A part of Microbacterium terregens genomic DNA contains:
- the ppk2 gene encoding polyphosphate kinase 2, whose protein sequence is MGKKLYESELMVLQAKLVDMQAWVQATGARVVVIFEGRDAAGKGSTIKRVSEYLNPRVTRIVALPTPSERDKTRWYFQRYVPHLPAAGEIVLMDRSWYNRAGVEHVMGYCTSTEYHRFLHQTPIFERMLVEDGIILIKYWFSVSDVEQERRFRDRADDPMRRWKLSPNDVLSITKWEDYSRAKDTMFVHTDIPEAKWWEVDNEDKRRGRINTIAHLLSQVPYETVEREDVIVPPRPASGGYERPPRDFTSHVPDYAKDVEKRHRAERIDASKSKRGREKEAAKIADREQAADEKQSGSSKD, encoded by the coding sequence ATGGGCAAGAAGCTGTACGAATCCGAGTTGATGGTGCTGCAGGCCAAGCTGGTCGACATGCAGGCGTGGGTGCAGGCGACCGGCGCTCGCGTCGTGGTCATCTTCGAAGGCCGGGATGCCGCGGGCAAGGGATCCACGATCAAACGGGTCTCCGAGTACCTCAACCCGCGCGTCACACGCATCGTGGCGCTGCCCACACCGAGCGAGCGCGACAAGACGCGCTGGTACTTCCAGCGATACGTGCCTCATCTGCCCGCGGCGGGTGAGATCGTCCTGATGGACCGGTCCTGGTACAACCGGGCCGGCGTCGAGCACGTCATGGGCTACTGCACCAGCACCGAGTACCACCGCTTCCTGCACCAGACGCCGATCTTCGAGCGGATGCTGGTGGAGGACGGGATCATCCTGATCAAGTACTGGTTCAGCGTCTCGGACGTCGAACAGGAACGCCGCTTCCGCGACCGCGCCGACGATCCGATGCGCCGCTGGAAGCTCAGCCCTAATGACGTCCTGTCGATCACGAAATGGGAGGACTACTCGCGGGCGAAGGACACGATGTTCGTGCACACGGACATCCCCGAGGCGAAGTGGTGGGAGGTCGACAACGAGGACAAGCGACGGGGACGGATCAACACGATCGCGCACCTGCTCTCGCAGGTCCCCTACGAGACGGTCGAGCGCGAGGATGTCATCGTGCCGCCGCGACCTGCCTCAGGCGGCTACGAACGTCCGCCGCGCGATTTCACCTCGCATGTGCCCGACTACGCGAAGGACGTCGAGAAGCGTCACCGTGCCGAGCGCATCGACGCGTCCAAGAGCAAACGGGGACGCGAGAAGGAAGCGGCCAAGATCGCGGATCGCGAACAGGCCGCGGACGAGAAGCAGAGCGGCAGCAGCAAGGACTGA
- a CDS encoding citrate synthase, with product MSDAGTQQDRAILTIGDRTAEFPLLQGTNGTMPSVDMSTFTRQTGHTALDYGFVNTAATKSAITFIDGDKGILRYRGYPIEQLAKNSTYLEVAWLLLYGELPTADQLAEFDDRIRHHTLLHEDLKRFFSALPPTAHPMSMLSSATSALSTYYENQSDPNNPEHIELNTIRMLAKMPVIAAYAHKKSIGQAFLYPDNNLSFVDNFLKLNFGVLSEIYDVDPVMSRALERLLILHEDHEQNASTSTVRLVGSTGANQFSSISAGINALYGPLHGGANEAVLDMLARIRDSGESVQRFVERVKNKEEGVKLMGFGHRVYKNYDPRAKLVKESADEVLEALGVSDPLLDLAKELEELALSDDYFKERRLYPNVDFYTGVIYKAMGFPTRMFTVLFAIGRLPGWLAHWREMQTDPQTKIGRPQQLYTGAPARDYPGVG from the coding sequence GTGAGCGACGCGGGCACCCAGCAGGACAGAGCCATCCTCACCATCGGTGATCGGACTGCCGAGTTCCCACTGCTGCAGGGCACCAATGGGACGATGCCGAGCGTGGACATGTCGACGTTCACTCGGCAGACGGGCCATACGGCGCTCGACTACGGTTTCGTCAACACTGCCGCGACGAAGTCCGCGATCACCTTCATCGACGGCGACAAGGGGATCCTCCGCTACCGGGGCTATCCGATCGAGCAGCTGGCCAAGAACAGCACGTACCTCGAAGTCGCCTGGTTGCTCCTCTACGGAGAGCTGCCCACCGCTGACCAGCTCGCCGAGTTCGACGACCGCATCCGGCACCACACGCTCCTGCACGAGGACCTCAAGCGCTTCTTCTCGGCCCTCCCGCCGACCGCGCACCCCATGTCGATGCTGTCATCGGCCACCTCGGCGCTGTCGACGTACTACGAGAACCAGTCCGACCCGAACAATCCCGAGCACATCGAGCTGAACACCATCCGGATGCTGGCGAAGATGCCCGTGATCGCGGCATACGCGCACAAGAAGAGCATCGGCCAGGCGTTCCTCTACCCGGACAACAACCTCAGCTTCGTCGACAACTTCCTGAAGCTGAACTTCGGGGTCCTCTCGGAGATCTACGACGTCGACCCGGTGATGTCCCGCGCGCTGGAGCGCCTGCTGATCCTGCACGAGGACCACGAGCAGAACGCCTCGACCTCGACCGTCCGCCTTGTCGGATCGACCGGCGCGAACCAGTTCTCGTCGATCTCGGCGGGCATCAACGCCCTGTACGGTCCGCTGCACGGCGGTGCCAACGAAGCAGTCCTGGACATGCTCGCGCGCATCCGCGACTCGGGGGAGAGCGTGCAGCGCTTCGTCGAGCGGGTCAAGAACAAAGAAGAGGGCGTGAAGCTGATGGGCTTCGGGCACCGCGTGTACAAGAACTACGATCCGCGCGCCAAACTCGTCAAGGAATCCGCGGATGAGGTGCTCGAGGCGCTCGGAGTGAGCGATCCGCTCCTGGACCTGGCCAAGGAGCTCGAAGAGCTCGCGCTCAGCGACGACTACTTCAAGGAGCGTCGTCTGTACCCGAACGTCGACTTCTACACCGGCGTGATCTACAAGGCGATGGGCTTCCCGACCCGCATGTTCACGGTGCTCTTCGCGATCGGTCGGCTGCCCGGCTGGCTCGCCCACTGGCGCGAGATGCAGACGGACCCGCAGACCAAGATCGGTCGCCCCCAGCAGCTGTACACCGGAGCGCCGGCGCGCGACTACCCCGGCGTGGGCTGA
- the dapE gene encoding succinyl-diaminopimelate desuccinylase: MPPLDLTATSVDLTRMICDIPSVSGDEVALADLIAASMRDLAHLEVYRDGDTIVARTQLGRAQRVVIAGHIDTVPINGNVPTREVAIDGAPFLWGRGTVDMKAGVAVQLKLAAELTDPRVDITWMWYDHEEVDADLNGLTRLAATRPDLFAADFAILGEPSNGAVEGGCNGNMRVIVRTHGVRAHSARAWVGENAIHKAAPVLARLAEYRPREVPVDGLVYREGLNAVRITGGVAGNVIPDLCEVEVNYRFAPSRSAEEAEGHVRDVFAGFELDVVDIAVGARPGLDAPLAQEFVAAVGAEARPKYGWTDVARFSAMGVPAVNYGPGDPMLAHHDEERVSHAQIEDVERGLRAWLSAP; this comes from the coding sequence ATGCCGCCGCTCGATCTGACCGCGACCTCTGTCGATCTCACCCGGATGATCTGCGACATCCCGAGCGTCTCCGGCGACGAGGTGGCGCTGGCCGATCTGATCGCGGCCTCGATGCGCGATCTGGCCCACCTCGAGGTGTATCGAGATGGCGACACCATCGTCGCGCGCACCCAGCTGGGTCGTGCTCAGCGGGTCGTGATCGCCGGCCACATCGACACGGTGCCGATCAACGGGAACGTGCCCACGCGCGAGGTCGCGATCGACGGCGCCCCCTTCCTCTGGGGGCGGGGGACGGTGGACATGAAGGCCGGAGTCGCGGTCCAGCTCAAGCTCGCCGCCGAACTGACCGATCCCCGTGTGGACATCACGTGGATGTGGTACGACCACGAGGAGGTCGACGCCGACTTGAACGGGCTGACGCGCCTCGCCGCCACACGGCCGGATCTGTTCGCGGCCGACTTCGCGATCCTCGGCGAGCCGTCCAACGGCGCCGTCGAAGGCGGCTGCAACGGCAACATGCGCGTGATCGTGCGCACGCACGGCGTCCGGGCGCACAGCGCGCGCGCGTGGGTCGGCGAGAACGCGATCCACAAGGCCGCGCCGGTGCTGGCCCGGCTCGCCGAATACCGCCCACGGGAGGTCCCCGTCGACGGACTCGTGTACCGCGAGGGGCTGAACGCCGTGCGGATCACGGGTGGGGTGGCCGGCAACGTGATCCCCGACCTGTGCGAGGTCGAGGTGAACTATCGCTTCGCCCCGAGCCGGTCCGCCGAAGAGGCCGAGGGCCACGTGCGTGACGTCTTCGCAGGGTTCGAACTCGACGTCGTGGACATCGCGGTCGGCGCCCGCCCGGGTCTGGATGCGCCGCTCGCCCAGGAGTTCGTCGCGGCGGTGGGCGCGGAAGCCCGTCCGAAGTACGGATGGACCGATGTCGCCCGGTTCTCCGCCATGGGTGTTCCTGCCGTCAACTACGGGCCCGGTGACCCGATGCTGGCTCATCACGATGAGGAGCGGGTCTCCCACGCGCAGATCGAGGACGTGGAACGCGGACTCCGGGCGTGGTTGAGCGCGCCCTGA
- the fdxA gene encoding ferredoxin, with protein sequence MTYVIALPCVDVKDRACIDECPVDCIYEGDRMLYIHPDECVDCGACEPVCPVEAIYYEDDLPDEWQDYYKANVEWFEDVGSPGGAAKVGVIHKDHPIIDALPPQAP encoded by the coding sequence GTGACGTATGTGATCGCTCTTCCGTGCGTGGATGTGAAAGACCGCGCCTGCATCGACGAATGCCCCGTCGATTGCATCTATGAGGGTGACCGGATGCTGTACATCCACCCCGACGAATGCGTGGACTGCGGCGCGTGCGAACCGGTCTGCCCCGTCGAGGCGATCTACTACGAGGACGATCTGCCCGACGAGTGGCAGGACTACTACAAGGCCAACGTCGAGTGGTTCGAAGACGTCGGCTCGCCCGGCGGTGCCGCGAAGGTCGGGGTCATCCACAAGGATCACCCGATCATCGACGCGCTGCCGCCGCAGGCTCCGTAA
- a CDS encoding AzlD domain-containing protein, with protein MTLWNAVLLASIICVALKTLGYLMPQRLLEAPRPARIADLLTVALLSALVAVQTLGAGQAVVVDARIPAVLVAGGLLLVRAPFLVVVVAAALVAGLLRLWGVAA; from the coding sequence ATGACCCTGTGGAACGCGGTGCTGCTGGCGTCGATCATCTGCGTCGCGCTCAAGACCCTCGGCTACCTGATGCCGCAGCGGTTGCTGGAGGCGCCCCGGCCGGCCCGGATCGCGGATCTGTTGACCGTCGCCCTCCTGTCCGCGCTGGTGGCCGTTCAGACGCTGGGTGCCGGGCAGGCCGTGGTGGTGGACGCCCGCATTCCCGCTGTGCTGGTCGCCGGCGGGCTGTTGCTGGTCCGGGCGCCGTTCCTGGTGGTGGTCGTCGCAGCCGCGCTCGTCGCCGGGCTGCTTCGGCTGTGGGGCGTGGCGGCCTGA
- a CDS encoding DUF6113 family protein: MRSAFPRIATWVVAFVVGAVYGLAGTIAHAYRLGWFPLGLVLAIIGSAALLAAVRLLTSDRWAGLAAGVGMILATLVFSGRGPGGSVIVPQTDLAVIWTFAVPILVAVAVAWPTRPATPAASAGPGSN; the protein is encoded by the coding sequence GTGAGGTCCGCCTTTCCCCGCATCGCGACATGGGTCGTGGCGTTCGTCGTCGGCGCCGTCTACGGCCTTGCCGGTACGATCGCGCATGCATACCGACTCGGGTGGTTCCCCCTGGGCCTCGTGCTGGCCATCATCGGGAGCGCGGCACTCCTCGCCGCGGTGCGGCTGCTGACGTCCGATCGCTGGGCCGGATTGGCCGCGGGCGTGGGGATGATCCTGGCGACCCTGGTGTTCTCCGGGCGCGGCCCCGGTGGTTCGGTCATCGTGCCCCAGACGGACCTGGCGGTGATCTGGACCTTCGCGGTGCCGATCCTCGTCGCCGTCGCGGTGGCGTGGCCCACTCGACCGGCCACGCCGGCGGCCTCCGCGGGCCCCGGGTCGAATTAG
- a CDS encoding AzlC family ABC transporter permease: MSFEPATPDAESRRAWRQGLSVAVATSAYGISFGALAVAAGLDVWQTCVLSLVMFTGGSQFAFVGVFAAGGLAAVPAAIASASLLGVRNVAYGMRMSPVLGTGFWRRAAAAHFTIDESTAVSLAQTTPRARTLGFWVTGIGIYIGWNLSTLAGALLGDVLGDPRAYGLDAAAAAAFLALLWPRLRHRQPIAVGIAAAVVAIVLTPALMPGVPVLVAAAVAVLVGWFNWLGVGAEPPEEPEDVAERGGLP, translated from the coding sequence GTGAGTTTCGAGCCCGCGACACCGGATGCCGAGAGCCGGCGCGCGTGGCGCCAGGGCCTCAGCGTCGCTGTGGCCACCAGTGCGTACGGGATCTCCTTCGGCGCGCTGGCCGTCGCTGCCGGGCTCGACGTCTGGCAGACGTGCGTGCTGAGCCTGGTCATGTTCACGGGCGGTTCGCAGTTCGCGTTCGTCGGCGTCTTCGCCGCCGGGGGACTGGCCGCGGTCCCCGCGGCGATCGCCTCGGCGTCCCTCCTCGGCGTGCGCAACGTCGCGTACGGTATGCGCATGTCGCCGGTGCTCGGCACCGGCTTCTGGCGTCGCGCCGCTGCGGCCCACTTCACGATCGACGAGTCGACCGCCGTGTCGCTGGCTCAGACCACGCCCAGGGCGCGCACGCTGGGTTTCTGGGTCACGGGTATCGGCATCTACATCGGGTGGAACCTGTCCACACTCGCCGGCGCGCTGCTCGGCGACGTGCTGGGAGACCCCCGGGCGTACGGCCTGGATGCCGCCGCCGCGGCCGCATTCCTCGCCCTGCTGTGGCCACGGCTCAGGCATCGCCAGCCGATCGCGGTCGGCATCGCCGCGGCCGTCGTGGCGATCGTCCTCACGCCGGCACTGATGCCCGGGGTTCCCGTCCTCGTGGCCGCCGCGGTGGCCGTCCTCGTGGGCTGGTTCAACTGGCTCGGGGTCGGGGCGGAGCCGCCTGAGGAGCCCGAGGATGTCGCGGAGCGGGGAGGCCTGCCATGA
- the typA gene encoding translational GTPase TypA, with protein sequence MARALRSDLRNVAIVAHVDHGKTTLVDAMLRQTGSFGDHAHVEERAMDSNDLEREKGITILAKNTAITYRGVHATDGPVTINVIDTPGHADFGGEVERGLSMVDGVVLLVDASEGPLPQTRFVLRKALEAKLPVILLVNKTDRPDARIAEVEEESHDLLLGLASDLVDDVPDLDVDALLDVPVVYASGRAGAASRNRPDNGSLPDNDDLEPLFEAILEHVPAPVYDDEAPLQAWVTNLDSSPFLGRLALLRVFNGTLKKGQTVAWVRADGTTSSARITELLKTRALERYPAESAGPGDIVAIGGFPDITIGETIADPDDVRPLPQIHVDEPAISMTIGTNTSPLAGKVKGHKLTARLVKDRLDRELIGNVSLKVVDIGRPDAWEVQGRGELALAILVENMRREGFELTVGKPQVVTKKVDGKVHEPFEHLTIDAPEEYLGAITQLLATRKGRMDNMTNHGTGWVRMEFIVPSRGLIGFRTEFLTTTRGTGIANAISHGYEAWAGQIVTRQNGSIVADRSGVVTPFAIIALQERMSFFVQPTQEVYEGMVIGENSRNDDMDVNITKEKKLTNMRQSTSDTFEAMTPSRQLSLEESLEFAREDECVEVTPEIVRIRKVNLDQTERARATSRLKRQDANA encoded by the coding sequence ATGGCGCGCGCCCTCCGTTCAGACCTCCGCAACGTCGCGATCGTCGCCCACGTCGACCACGGCAAGACGACCCTCGTCGACGCGATGCTGCGCCAGACCGGATCGTTCGGAGACCACGCGCACGTCGAAGAGCGCGCCATGGACTCGAACGATCTCGAGCGTGAAAAGGGCATCACGATCCTCGCCAAGAACACCGCCATCACGTACCGCGGTGTGCACGCGACCGACGGTCCCGTGACCATCAACGTGATCGACACCCCCGGCCACGCCGACTTCGGCGGCGAGGTCGAACGCGGACTTTCGATGGTCGACGGCGTCGTGCTGCTCGTCGACGCGAGCGAGGGACCGCTGCCGCAGACCCGCTTCGTGCTTCGCAAGGCCCTCGAGGCGAAGCTGCCGGTCATCCTGCTGGTGAACAAGACCGACCGGCCCGACGCCCGGATCGCTGAGGTCGAGGAGGAGAGCCACGACCTGCTGCTCGGTCTCGCCTCCGACCTCGTCGACGACGTGCCCGATCTCGATGTGGACGCACTGCTGGACGTGCCGGTGGTGTACGCGAGCGGCCGCGCCGGCGCGGCATCCCGCAATCGCCCCGACAACGGGTCCCTTCCCGACAACGACGACCTCGAGCCGCTGTTCGAGGCGATCCTCGAGCACGTGCCGGCACCCGTCTACGACGATGAGGCCCCCCTGCAGGCCTGGGTGACCAACCTCGACTCGAGCCCGTTCCTCGGCCGTCTGGCGCTTCTCCGCGTCTTCAACGGCACGCTGAAGAAGGGGCAGACCGTTGCCTGGGTGCGCGCCGATGGAACGACCAGCAGCGCCCGGATCACCGAACTCCTCAAGACGCGGGCTCTCGAGCGCTACCCCGCGGAGAGCGCCGGCCCCGGGGACATCGTCGCCATCGGCGGCTTCCCCGACATCACCATCGGCGAGACGATCGCGGACCCCGACGACGTGCGGCCGTTGCCGCAGATCCACGTGGACGAGCCCGCGATCTCGATGACCATCGGCACGAACACCTCCCCGCTGGCCGGAAAGGTCAAGGGTCACAAGCTGACTGCGCGTCTGGTCAAGGACCGCCTGGACCGCGAGCTGATCGGAAACGTCTCGCTCAAGGTCGTCGACATCGGCCGCCCCGATGCGTGGGAGGTGCAGGGTCGCGGCGAGCTCGCCCTGGCCATCCTGGTGGAGAACATGAGGCGCGAAGGCTTCGAGCTGACCGTCGGCAAGCCGCAGGTGGTCACGAAGAAGGTCGACGGCAAGGTGCACGAGCCGTTCGAGCACCTCACGATCGACGCGCCCGAGGAGTACCTGGGCGCCATCACTCAGCTGCTGGCCACGCGCAAGGGCCGTATGGACAACATGACGAACCACGGCACCGGGTGGGTGCGCATGGAGTTCATCGTGCCGTCGCGCGGTCTGATCGGCTTCCGCACCGAGTTCCTCACCACCACCCGCGGCACCGGCATCGCCAACGCCATCTCGCACGGCTACGAGGCCTGGGCGGGCCAGATCGTGACCCGCCAGAACGGCTCGATCGTCGCCGACCGCAGCGGCGTGGTCACGCCCTTCGCGATCATCGCGCTGCAGGAGCGCATGTCCTTCTTCGTGCAGCCCACCCAAGAGGTGTACGAGGGCATGGTGATCGGCGAGAACTCGCGCAACGACGACATGGATGTGAACATCACCAAGGAGAAGAAGCTGACCAACATGCGTCAGTCCACCTCCGACACGTTCGAGGCGATGACCCCTTCGCGCCAGCTGTCGCTCGAGGAGAGCCTCGAGTTCGCCCGTGAGGACGAGTGCGTCGAGGTCACCCCCGAGATCGTGCGCATCCGCAAGGTGAATCTGGATCAGACCGAGCGCGCCCGCGCGACCTCCCGTCTGAAGCGCCAGGACGCCAACGCCTGA
- the dapD gene encoding 2,3,4,5-tetrahydropyridine-2,6-dicarboxylate N-succinyltransferase, translated as MSDQRWVWGVGLATTSANRTVLDTWFPAPAAGRIPLGLDPAIPPDELDRHAVPDPRRDVDVDVVVVEVDLDAAPASTPDAYLRLHALSHRIVAPNTVNLDGIFAHLPIVAWTNAGPMHPEDAARLRPFLTREGIQLQGLDKFPRLLDYVSPPGVRIADASRVRLGAYLSPGTTVMHEGFVNFNAGTLGSSMVEGRISQGVVVGDGSDIGGGASIMGTLSGGGEHRVSIGARTLLGANAGVGISLGDDCVVEAGLYVTAGSKIVLADEPTRADGSRATAKGAELSGRSGILFRRNSLTGAIEAVRRAGVGVTLNDALHA; from the coding sequence ATGAGCGATCAGCGGTGGGTATGGGGTGTCGGCCTGGCCACGACATCCGCGAACAGAACAGTGCTGGACACATGGTTCCCTGCCCCTGCCGCGGGGCGGATTCCGCTCGGGCTCGATCCGGCCATCCCCCCGGACGAGTTGGACCGGCATGCGGTGCCCGACCCGCGCAGGGACGTGGACGTCGATGTCGTCGTCGTCGAGGTGGACCTCGACGCCGCACCGGCCTCGACGCCCGACGCATACCTGCGTCTGCACGCGCTGTCGCACCGCATCGTCGCGCCGAACACCGTCAACCTCGACGGCATCTTCGCCCACCTGCCCATCGTCGCCTGGACCAACGCAGGACCGATGCACCCGGAAGACGCCGCCCGCCTGCGACCGTTCCTGACCCGCGAGGGCATCCAGCTGCAGGGGCTGGACAAGTTCCCGCGGCTGCTGGATTACGTCAGCCCGCCCGGCGTTCGAATCGCGGATGCCTCGCGCGTCCGCCTCGGCGCCTACCTGTCCCCCGGAACCACGGTGATGCACGAGGGGTTCGTCAACTTCAACGCCGGCACGCTCGGCTCCTCGATGGTGGAGGGACGCATCTCGCAGGGTGTGGTCGTCGGGGATGGCAGCGACATCGGGGGCGGGGCTTCGATCATGGGCACCCTGTCCGGCGGTGGCGAACATCGCGTCTCCATCGGCGCGCGGACGCTGCTCGGCGCGAACGCCGGAGTCGGGATCTCGCTGGGCGACGACTGCGTGGTCGAGGCGGGACTGTACGTCACGGCAGGGTCGAAGATCGTCCTGGCCGATGAGCCGACGCGCGCCGACGGCAGCCGCGCGACCGCGAAGGGCGCGGAGCTGTCCGGCCGGAGCGGCATCCTGTTCCGGCGCAACTCGCTCACCGGCGCCATCGAGGCTGTGCGCCGAGCCGGCGTCGGGGTCACGCTGAACGACGCACTGCACGCGTAG
- the dapC gene encoding succinyldiaminopimelate transaminase → MGVADLADYPWDAVAPYATRARAHPDGLVDLSIGSPVDPTPPVIAHALAAATDAHAYPQTAGAPALREAIVDWYARRRGVPDLSADHVLPTIGSKELVALLPLLLDLGPGDVVVHPRAAYPTYEVGARLVGATPIAADDPQTWPAGTRLVWLNSPGNPDGRVLDAVSLRAAVARARELGAIVASDECYAELGWDAPWHSEPIPSVLDPRVTDGDVRGILSVYSLSKQSNLAGYRAAFLAGDPEIVARLTTARKHLGMILPAPVQAAMIIALGDDEHVAAQKDRYRARRATLKPALEAAGFRIDFSEAGLYLWATEDRDAWDSLGRLADLGILAGPGHFYGEHFPRHIRLSLTATDERIATAAARLRGL, encoded by the coding sequence ATGGGCGTCGCTGACCTGGCCGATTACCCGTGGGATGCCGTCGCACCGTATGCGACGCGGGCACGCGCCCATCCCGACGGACTCGTCGACCTCTCCATCGGATCGCCGGTCGACCCGACTCCACCGGTGATCGCCCACGCGCTGGCGGCCGCGACGGACGCGCACGCCTATCCTCAGACCGCCGGTGCGCCGGCACTCCGGGAAGCCATCGTGGACTGGTACGCGCGTCGACGCGGCGTGCCGGATCTCAGTGCGGATCACGTGCTGCCCACGATCGGCTCCAAGGAGCTGGTGGCGCTGCTGCCGCTGCTGCTGGATCTGGGCCCCGGCGACGTCGTCGTGCATCCTCGCGCGGCGTACCCGACATACGAGGTCGGCGCGCGACTGGTGGGGGCCACTCCGATCGCGGCCGATGACCCGCAGACGTGGCCCGCCGGGACGCGCCTGGTGTGGCTCAACTCGCCGGGCAATCCGGATGGACGGGTGCTGGATGCCGTGTCCCTGCGTGCCGCGGTGGCGCGGGCGCGCGAACTCGGGGCGATCGTCGCCTCCGACGAGTGCTACGCCGAGTTGGGCTGGGACGCGCCGTGGCACTCCGAGCCGATCCCCTCCGTCCTCGACCCCCGCGTCACCGACGGCGACGTGCGCGGCATCCTTTCCGTGTACTCGCTCAGCAAGCAGTCGAATCTGGCCGGATACCGTGCGGCGTTCCTCGCCGGCGATCCGGAGATCGTGGCCCGCCTGACCACCGCGCGCAAGCACCTCGGCATGATCCTGCCGGCACCCGTGCAGGCGGCGATGATCATCGCGCTCGGCGACGACGAGCACGTCGCGGCGCAGAAGGACCGCTATCGCGCCCGTCGAGCGACGCTGAAGCCGGCACTCGAAGCCGCCGGCTTCCGGATCGATTTCAGCGAGGCTGGTCTCTACCTGTGGGCGACCGAAGACCGCGACGCGTGGGACAGCCTGGGACGCCTGGCCGACCTCGGCATCCTCGCGGGTCCCGGTCACTTCTATGGCGAGCACTTTCCCCGCCATATCCGCCTCTCGCTCACGGCGACCGACGAGCGGATCGCGACGGCTGCCGCGCGCCTGCGTGGGCTCTGA